In Bacteroidota bacterium, the following are encoded in one genomic region:
- a CDS encoding HAMP domain-containing sensor histidine kinase, with the protein MNQPRKTRILFFVISGYALAAFGWWFYILTQNSREQHDTALQKVYDDALKAKLEIYDCCKDMFDEEQELNIDSLQNYIITYFPDYTLRFLQKPKNSDKENGLLAKIEVNPKAYIFEKIEQKYQRKLTQYVMEGLVFVGLLFWGIYYIYKVVSRRIDVNRQQNNFLLAITHELKTPVASIKLMLETLQKRQLPDQQRTDLLADTLNDTERLGKLVENILMATRIEGGHHNYHFEETNLAGVVEDTVSKFAKGTEKKQSVEALYNDEPFITADRLALGVALSNLLSNAIKYSPEGADLKVELKEQEDYIELNVYDRGQQIDPKEKTKIFEKFYRVGNEETRTNKGTGLGLYIVKQIISSHHATISILKRDGGGNIFVIHFPKESGA; encoded by the coding sequence ATGAATCAGCCTCGCAAAACCCGAATATTGTTTTTCGTAATCAGCGGATATGCATTGGCAGCTTTTGGTTGGTGGTTTTATATACTCACACAAAATAGTCGGGAGCAACATGATACTGCCTTGCAGAAAGTATATGATGATGCCCTAAAGGCGAAGTTAGAAATCTATGATTGTTGTAAAGATATGTTTGATGAAGAGCAGGAATTGAACATTGATTCTTTGCAGAATTATATCATCACCTATTTTCCAGATTATACTTTGCGATTTTTGCAAAAGCCGAAAAATTCAGATAAAGAAAATGGACTATTGGCAAAAATTGAAGTGAATCCCAAAGCATATATTTTTGAAAAAATAGAGCAGAAATATCAACGCAAGCTTACCCAATACGTGATGGAAGGACTGGTATTTGTAGGTTTACTTTTTTGGGGCATCTATTATATATATAAAGTAGTGAGTAGAAGAATAGATGTGAACCGACAGCAAAATAATTTTTTATTGGCCATTACCCACGAATTAAAAACTCCAGTGGCTTCAATCAAACTGATGTTGGAAACTTTGCAAAAGCGGCAACTCCCCGACCAGCAACGCACTGACTTATTGGCCGACACCCTCAATGATACTGAGCGATTGGGGAAACTTGTAGAAAATATTTTGATGGCTACGCGTATTGAAGGCGGGCATCATAATTATCATTTTGAAGAAACTAATTTAGCAGGTGTGGTGGAAGATACGGTTTCGAAATTTGCCAAAGGAACAGAGAAAAAACAAAGCGTTGAAGCACTATATAACGATGAGCCCTTTATTACTGCCGACAGATTAGCCCTAGGTGTGGCTCTGAGTAATTTATTATCGAATGCCATAAAATATTCACCCGAAGGAGCTGACTTAAAAGTGGAGTTGAAAGAGCAGGAAGATTATATAGAACTAAATGTTTATGATCGTGGTCAACAAATTGACCCAAAAGAAAAAACCAAAATTTTTGAAAAGTTTTATAGAGTTGGGAACGAAGAAACACGGACCAATAAAGGCACAGGTTTAGGATTATATATTGTGAAACAAATTATCTCATCGCACCATGCTACCATTTCTATATTAAAACGTGATGGTGGTGGAAATATTTTTGTCATCCATTTCCCAAAAGAATCAGGTGCTTAA
- a CDS encoding S8 family peptidase — protein sequence MKKSCKYMFNSLCGWRQRQTTSSNNLKYILVLIILLSINIFSNAQYLPGKLFFKVKPNCEKYIPLFQTKTNDILYSSFWQQAITDYHIIQIEKPFKTEDAEVQKLYRVSFLNYDSLYSFVNHLQKENYIEFAHSCPVYQKFSTPNDINSRQSWIFQSISMDNAWGLVGNNKSTIAIVDDGVKIDHPDLNIWTNPKEIDSNKIDDDTNGFVDDVHGYDVADNDNNPIPPVSQFWTHGTHTAGIAGANTNNNLGIASVSYNTVSIIAVKCTTQPVVLTHAEEGLDYAIKAGANIISLSWGGKDTSLYKTLHTLLDAAHKKNIILVAAGGNDGEDSVNYPAGFDHVIAVGSTGVNDIVSKNSNYGNYIDLMAPGDTIYSTVVYSPYYGTLSGTSMSCPMVAGLCGLMLSVKPTLTSDQIEICLKATADNIDNTNNIKYKNKLGAGRINAVNAMQCAINNNITETIYNHSILTWPNPAANTIHISLPTPNKSSLQILDMMGRTVLYTPFNNQASIDLTSYAAGLYLINIYSESGIAVRKFLKVD from the coding sequence ATGAAGAAATCCTGTAAATATATGTTCAATTCCCTCTGTGGTTGGCGACAACGCCAGACCACAAGCAGTAATAATTTAAAATATATTTTAGTTCTCATAATATTACTTTCTATTAATATATTTTCTAACGCACAGTATTTACCCGGCAAACTCTTTTTTAAAGTAAAACCAAATTGTGAAAAGTACATTCCTTTATTCCAAACAAAAACTAATGATATACTATATAGTTCTTTTTGGCAACAAGCAATTACCGATTATCATATTATACAAATAGAAAAACCTTTTAAAACAGAGGATGCCGAAGTACAAAAATTATATAGAGTTTCGTTTTTAAACTATGATAGTTTGTATAGTTTTGTGAATCATTTGCAAAAGGAAAACTATATAGAATTTGCCCATTCTTGTCCCGTATATCAAAAATTTTCTACACCCAATGATATAAACTCTCGTCAAAGTTGGATATTCCAATCCATCAGTATGGACAATGCTTGGGGGCTTGTAGGCAATAATAAAAGTACCATTGCCATAGTTGATGATGGTGTAAAAATAGACCATCCAGATTTGAATATTTGGACCAATCCAAAAGAAATTGATTCGAATAAAATTGATGATGATACCAATGGTTTTGTGGATGATGTTCATGGTTATGATGTAGCCGATAATGACAATAATCCCATTCCACCCGTCTCACAATTTTGGACACATGGCACACATACTGCTGGAATTGCAGGAGCAAACACCAATAACAATTTGGGGATTGCTTCGGTCAGTTATAATACAGTTTCTATTATAGCAGTGAAATGTACCACTCAGCCTGTAGTACTTACCCATGCTGAAGAAGGATTGGATTATGCGATAAAAGCAGGGGCAAATATTATATCTTTGTCGTGGGGTGGGAAAGATACATCCTTATATAAAACTTTACATACGCTCCTTGATGCTGCACATAAAAAGAATATAATATTAGTTGCTGCGGGCGGTAATGATGGAGAAGATTCTGTGAATTATCCCGCCGGTTTCGATCATGTAATAGCAGTAGGAAGCACAGGTGTAAATGATATCGTTTCTAAAAATTCAAATTATGGAAACTATATAGATTTGATGGCTCCAGGTGATACTATATATAGCACGGTCGTATATAGTCCTTACTATGGAACCTTAAGTGGTACAAGCATGAGTTGCCCTATGGTAGCAGGTCTTTGCGGATTAATGCTTTCTGTAAAACCAACATTAACATCTGATCAAATAGAAATTTGTTTGAAAGCTACTGCCGATAATATTGACAATACAAATAATATAAAATACAAAAACAAATTGGGAGCAGGAAGAATTAATGCAGTGAATGCGATGCAGTGTGCTATCAATAATAATATAACAGAAACTATATATAATCACAGTATTCTCACTTGGCCCAATCCTGCAGCAAATACGATACATATAAGTTTGCCTACACCCAATAAATCAAGTTTACAAATATTGGATATGATGGGAAGGACTGTATTATATACTCCATTCAACAATCAGGCAAGTATTGATTTGACTAGCTATGCAGCAGGTTTGTATCTGATTAATATATATAGTGAAAGTGGTATTGCCGTGCGTAAATTTTTGAAAGTGGATTAA
- a CDS encoding response regulator transcription factor translates to MWFEPTNPFMNSANKKRILFADDEETIRQLVKINLEEEGYYVAAVDNGLKAIHRFKEEKFDLIILDIMMPEMDGLTACENIRLQDNKIPILILSARDAGEDRVKGLKLGADDYLSKPFNLEELLLRVSKLIARAENMPKKPSFNEYSFGDNYVNFETYEAKGEHGEFKLTKKEALLLKLMIDHKGAVVSREKILQTVWGYSVFPSTRTIDNFVLSFRKYFEKDQKNPVFFHSLRGVGYKFMDGSK, encoded by the coding sequence TTGTGGTTCGAACCAACCAATCCTTTTATGAACTCTGCCAATAAGAAACGCATCCTTTTTGCCGATGACGAAGAAACCATCCGCCAATTAGTGAAGATAAACCTCGAAGAAGAAGGTTATTATGTAGCTGCCGTAGATAATGGACTTAAAGCTATACATCGGTTCAAAGAAGAAAAATTCGATTTGATTATTTTAGATATCATGATGCCCGAAATGGATGGTTTAACTGCATGTGAAAATATCAGGCTACAAGACAATAAAATCCCCATCTTAATACTATCAGCCCGTGATGCTGGAGAAGACCGTGTAAAAGGTTTAAAACTGGGTGCGGATGATTATCTAAGTAAGCCTTTCAATTTAGAAGAATTATTATTACGCGTGAGCAAACTTATTGCACGTGCCGAAAATATGCCCAAGAAACCCAGCTTTAACGAATATAGTTTTGGCGACAATTATGTGAATTTTGAAACATACGAAGCTAAAGGCGAACATGGTGAATTTAAACTCACCAAAAAGGAAGCATTATTGCTAAAACTCATGATTGACCACAAAGGAGCAGTAGTGAGTCGTGAGAAAATTTTGCAAACAGTTTGGGGCTATTCTGTGTTCCCTTCAACACGTACCATCGATAATTTTGTACTCTCTTTTAGAAAATATTTTGAGAAGGATCAAAAAAATCCTGTTTTCTTTCACTCATTAAGAGGTGTGGGCTATAAGTTTATGGACGGCAGCAAATAA
- a CDS encoding TIGR00730 family Rossman fold protein codes for MTDNEHESKIKEAFQSKEWPEIKISDSWMVFKIVAEFVQGFERLSRIGPCVSIFGSARTKADNPYYILSEEIGYKLTQQGFGVITGGGPGIMEAGNKGAKRGNGKSVGLNIDLPFEQFSNPYIDHDKNIDFDYFFVRKVMFMKYAQGFIVLPGGFGTMDELFEALTLIQTEKIAKFPIVLVGTSYWKGFIAWINEIMLLKEHNVNAIDMELFKLVDTADDAVKVITDFYSKYSPSPNF; via the coding sequence ATGACCGATAACGAACACGAAAGCAAAATAAAAGAAGCATTTCAAAGCAAAGAATGGCCTGAGATAAAGATATCCGACAGTTGGATGGTGTTTAAAATAGTTGCTGAATTTGTTCAGGGATTCGAACGTTTGAGTCGCATTGGACCTTGTGTATCTATATTTGGATCGGCCCGCACCAAAGCGGATAATCCCTATTATATATTATCTGAAGAAATTGGATACAAGCTTACCCAACAAGGATTTGGTGTAATTACTGGTGGAGGTCCCGGCATTATGGAAGCAGGAAACAAAGGAGCCAAACGAGGAAACGGAAAATCAGTTGGACTTAATATTGATTTGCCTTTTGAACAATTTAGCAATCCTTATATAGACCATGATAAAAATATTGATTTCGATTATTTCTTTGTTCGCAAAGTGATGTTTATGAAATATGCCCAAGGGTTTATCGTATTGCCCGGTGGCTTCGGCACGATGGATGAATTGTTTGAGGCTCTCACGCTGATACAAACAGAAAAGATTGCAAAATTCCCAATTGTATTAGTTGGCACTAGCTATTGGAAAGGTTTTATAGCGTGGATCAATGAAATTATGTTGCTAAAAGAACACAATGTAAACGCAATTGATATGGAACTTTTCAAACTAGTAGATACCGCAGATGATGCCGTAAAAGTAATCACCGATTTCTACAGTAAGTATTCTCCGTCACCCAATTTCTAG
- a CDS encoding AAA family ATPase, which yields MFKGKAIILVGARQTGKTTLLKTLLKNEKMGLWLNADNPDVHTRLENISPSGWKKLIGKNKVIVIDEAQRIENIGLKIKLITDELKGIQLIATGSSSFELSSKVNEPLTGRKWEYMLYPISYGEMANYHGIIEESSLIEHRLIYGYYPEVMTAESNEKEILKQLTDSYLYKDLLMLDSIKRSNKIINLLQALALQLGNEVSYSELGKLLGMDNQTVEKYIDLLEKSFVIFRLNAFSRNLRNELKRSRKIYFYDNGVRNALLANFSPLSLRSDVGPLWENFLIAERMKFLSYNQKWVNSYFWRSHEQQEIDYI from the coding sequence ATGTTTAAAGGCAAAGCCATCATTCTAGTTGGGGCTAGGCAAACGGGCAAAACAACATTATTAAAAACATTACTCAAAAATGAAAAAATGGGTTTATGGCTCAATGCAGACAATCCCGATGTACATACCCGTCTAGAAAACATATCACCTTCGGGCTGGAAAAAATTGATTGGGAAAAACAAAGTCATAGTGATCGACGAAGCACAGCGAATAGAAAATATTGGTCTTAAAATTAAATTGATTACCGATGAACTTAAAGGTATCCAACTGATAGCAACTGGTTCTTCTTCTTTTGAATTATCAAGCAAAGTAAATGAACCACTTACAGGAAGAAAATGGGAATATATGTTATACCCTATTTCTTATGGCGAAATGGCGAACTACCATGGCATCATAGAAGAAAGCAGTTTAATAGAACACAGACTTATATATGGGTATTACCCTGAAGTAATGACTGCTGAAAGTAATGAAAAAGAAATATTAAAACAACTTACAGATAGCTATTTATATAAAGATCTATTAATGCTTGACAGCATAAAACGCAGCAATAAAATCATCAATCTTTTACAAGCTTTAGCATTACAATTGGGCAACGAAGTATCATACAGTGAGCTTGGAAAATTGCTGGGCATGGACAACCAAACCGTAGAAAAATATATAGATTTATTGGAAAAATCTTTCGTTATTTTTAGGTTAAATGCCTTTAGCCGTAACTTGAGAAATGAATTAAAACGCAGTAGAAAAATATATTTTTATGACAATGGCGTTCGTAATGCACTCCTCGCTAATTTCTCTCCTCTAAGTTTACGCTCTGATGTTGGACCATTATGGGAGAATTTCCTGATTGCAGAGCGAATGAAGTTTTTATCTTATAACCAAAAATGGGTGAACTCCTATTTTTGGCGAAGTCATGAACAACAAGAAATAGATTATATATAA
- a CDS encoding aspartate carbamoyltransferase catalytic subunit, whose protein sequence is MGQLTTRHLLGIKNINSDDIGLIFETADEFKTVINRPIKKVPSLRDITVANIFFENSTRTRISFELAQKRLSADVVNFSASGSSVSKGETLIDTVKNILAMKVDMVVMRHPVPGAHIFLSKHIDAQIINAGDGTHEHPTQGLLDAYSIREKLGSLEGKKVVIVGDIMHSRVALSNIFALQKTGAEVMVCGPATLIPKHIESLGVKVETNLLKALNWCDVANMLRIQLERQDIKYFPSLREYSMLYGLDLNLLNKLDKTITIMHPGPINRGVEITSDVADSAHSIILDQVENGVAIRMAVMYLLANN, encoded by the coding sequence ATGGGCCAACTAACAACCCGGCACTTACTGGGAATTAAGAACATTAACAGCGATGACATCGGGCTAATCTTTGAAACAGCCGATGAGTTTAAGACCGTTATTAACCGCCCCATCAAAAAAGTTCCCTCCCTTAGAGATATTACTGTTGCCAATATTTTCTTCGAGAATTCTACCCGCACCCGTATTTCATTCGAGCTTGCCCAAAAAAGGCTGAGTGCCGATGTGGTCAATTTTTCTGCTTCTGGCTCTTCGGTTTCAAAAGGTGAGACACTGATTGATACGGTCAAAAATATCCTTGCCATGAAGGTGGATATGGTGGTGATGCGTCACCCAGTACCTGGGGCTCATATATTTTTATCGAAACATATCGATGCACAAATTATCAATGCAGGCGATGGCACTCATGAGCATCCTACACAAGGTTTGTTGGATGCATACTCCATCCGTGAGAAACTCGGAAGTTTGGAAGGCAAAAAAGTGGTGATTGTGGGAGACATTATGCACAGTAGAGTTGCACTCTCAAATATATTCGCACTACAAAAAACAGGAGCCGAAGTGATGGTTTGCGGCCCAGCTACTTTAATTCCCAAACATATAGAATCGTTAGGAGTGAAAGTAGAAACGAATTTACTGAAAGCTCTTAACTGGTGCGATGTGGCAAACATGCTTCGTATACAATTGGAAAGACAGGACATCAAATATTTTCCTTCACTGCGAGAATACTCGATGCTGTATGGATTGGATTTGAACCTGCTAAACAAACTGGACAAAACCATCACCATTATGCACCCAGGACCTATTAATCGTGGTGTGGAAATAACTAGTGATGTAGCCGACAGTGCACACTCTATTATACTTGACCAAGTAGAAAATGGTGTTGCAATTAGAATGGCAGTGATGTATTTGCTTGCAAATAATTAA